The following proteins come from a genomic window of Alnus glutinosa chromosome 10, dhAlnGlut1.1, whole genome shotgun sequence:
- the LOC133879882 gene encoding anthocyanidin 3-O-glucosyltransferase 5-like, translating into MESSNPHAVIVSSPGVGHLVRDIELGNRLVADHNFRVTFFVVLEDQATVGESQLIQSAKAQKLLDIVQLPPVDLSGQLQPNTPTFTRLTAVMREISETLRSAISALKPTPIALVVDIFGTPVLDVADEFHMLKYVFVSSAWPLALMLYAPILDKEVEGEYVDQKEPIKLPGCMPVRPQDVVSPMMDRTKQEYHSFLQVGSKIRKSDGVLVNTWEDLDAATLNAMRSEEESYGSAPIYAVGPLIRSVGPPASRSQLLDWLDEQPVESVLYIAFGSLGVLSAQQITELASGLELSQQRFIWVLHPPSKKDVSADRGDNALAYLPDGFLERTHNLGLVVTQWAPQSDILRHPSTGGFLSHCGWNSSLESILSGVPIIAWPLYAEQKMNATMLAEEVGVAVRPKVAPTKGVVGREEIEMMVRKVMEGQEGKAMRGRVRELKISGEKALTEGGSSFTAVSQLAKQCVMNSSQR; encoded by the exons ATGGAAAGCTCAAACCCACATGCAGTAATAGTTTCTAGCCCCGGCGTTGGCCACCTTGTCCGTGACATTGAGCTCGGCAATCGCCTGGTCGCCGATCACAACTTCCGAGTCACCTTCTTTGTCGTCCTTGAAGATCAAGCCACGGTCGGCGAATCCCAGCTCATCCAATCAGCCAAGGCCCAGAAACTCCTAGACATAGTCCAACTGCCACCCGTGGACCTCTCCGGCCAACTCCAACCCAATACTCCGACCTTCACGCGCCTAACTGCCGTTATGCGCGAAATCAGTGAAACTCTCCGGTCTGCAATCTCCGCCCTGAAGCCGACCCCGATCGCCCTCGTCGTCGATATTTTTGGAACTCCGGTACTGGACGTCGCCGATGAGTTTCACATGTTAAAGTACGTGTTTGTTAGCTCCGCGTGGCCCCTTGCATTGATGTTATACGCGCCAATCCTTGACAAGGAGGTAGAAGGAGAGTACGTTGATCAGAAAGAACCGATAAAGCTCCCCGGTTGTATGCCGGTTCGGCCCCAAGACGTGGTTAGTCCGATGATGGACCGGACAAAGCAGGAATACCATTCCTTCCTACAGGTGGGTTCAAAGATTCGTAAGAGCGATGGGGTTTTGGTGAACACGTGGGAAGATCTGGACGCCGCGACGCTTAATGCCATGAGATCAGAGGAAGAGAGTTACGGATCGGCACCGATTTACGCGGTTGGGCCGCTGATCAGATCGGTTGGACCGCCAGCTTCGAGGAGCCAGCTGTTGGATTGGCTCGACGAGCAACCAGTTGAGTCTGTGCTTTATATTGCGTTCGGGAGTCTTGGGGTTCTTTCGGCTCAACAAATCACGGAGCTAGCTTCGGGGCTGGAGCTGAGCCAGCAGAGATTTATTTGG GTGCTACACCCACCCAGCAAGAAGGATGTGTCCGCTGACAGAGGCGATAATGCATTAGCCTACTTGCCCGATGGGTTCTTGGAACGAACCCACAATTTGGGATTGGTGGTCACGCAGTGGGCGCCACAATCGGACATCCTGCGGCATCCATCTACAGGAGGATTCTTATCTCACTGCGGGTGGAACTCGTCACTAGAGAGTATTCTAAGCGGCGTGCCGATAATAGCTTGGCCTCTGTACGCGGAGCAGAAGATGAATGCTACGATGCTAGCGGAGGAGGTAGGAGTGGCTGTCCGCCCAAAAGTTGCACCCACTAAAGGAGTGGTGGGAAGGGAGGAGATTGAGATGATGGTGAGGAAAGTTATGGAGGGCCAAGAAGGGAAGGCTATGAGGGGTAGAGTTAGGGAACTCAAAATCAGTGGGGAAAAGGCTTTGACTGAGGGTGGTTCCTCTTTCACGGCTGTGTCTCAATTGGCAAAGCAATGCGTAATGAACTCATCACAACGCTAG
- the LOC133879270 gene encoding putative disease resistance RPP13-like protein 1, protein MAELLLGAVLPVLVEKLLSQDLLDFASRYKGLGKKLGNWKETLSGIQALLDDAEEKQHTNRAVKRWLDDLRDLAYDIEDILDEFDTEALLCKLRGENQGSTSKVRNLIPACCTGLTPHALKINIRLESKITDITDRFNVLLMQETNLRLKETADGKSHRKTGTVLAPTSLVTEPHIYGRDEDKEVVLELLLSEKCRDAQLSVIPIRGMGGIGKTTLAKFVFHDKKVQSFFDLKAWACVSEDFDAIRVTKTILASVTSENFGDNDLNLLQVKLKETLKGKKFLVVLDDLWNENYDSWTILLAPFLEGAPGSAIVITTRNQGVSSTTRSLQEYHLKVLSNEASLSLFTQHALGANNFSAHPNLKDIGEKIVEKCKGLPLAAKTLGGLLRTKLDRYEWEGVLKSKIWDIPEERSAIVPALMLSYYHLPSHLKRCFAYCSILPKDYEFKEKQLVLLWVAEGLIQPQGDHKQMEDLGSQHFRDLLSRSFFQQSSMKKSKFIMHDLINDLAQWVAGDICYRMEDRIEGINKREFPIKVRHLSYLGDRYDGPKKFEVFSKLKCLRTFMPLMLPNRGSCYLTHDVSLKLLSKLPCLRVLSLSGYCIVELPDSIGDLKHLRYLDLSYTRIRGLPESTTTLCNLQTLILKSCSYLEELPSNLGNLVNLRHLNILNADKLERMPPQIGKLTSLQTLSNLIMGKGNCFPLKELGSLLHLRGTLIISRLENAIEPRDACDAKLIEKPGLTALCLEWSFDVDDSQDRKSELDVLNMLQPNDALEELTIKHYGSTKFPTWLKGHSFPHMVLLRIENCKKCTSLPPASQLPSLKHLFIEGMASVKNVGDEFYGSSCSQPFESLETLYFENMEEWESWSPNGEFPHLHELSIKNCPKLLGNLPNHLPSLQNVVIERCKQLVVSISSFPELCKLEFENSKGVVRKSKVEFSSLNSKSLSRISDFTCPREGFMNVESLRIANCEELTPFWSNDVGLLKPLPRLSCMKVIDCQKLVSLVAEDVKEQPQQGMASTRNDTNSLPKALMYNNKCLERIRIEECDSLTHIATCQLPPTLKRLEIWNCKNIRILLDEDDINSCSSSTSLLEDLTIFNCPSLKSLTSSGELPATLKDIDISDCQMLESVAKSFHQNSSLEKIDIESCENLKSLTDEGLLPCNLRELSIFDCGKMRALPNCIHSITSLRELTIEKCPGVESFPGEGFPTNLTSLEIIDCDITEALLEWGLQKLTSLQYLRFGGGCPHLLSFPEMTLSASLTSLYIRNLPNLEYLSSEGFRYLSSLKTLEIGWCEKLMSFPDDGLPASLTSLHIRNLSNLKYLSSKGFRYLSSLKTLRIDWCEKLMSFPDDGLPPSLTSLHIRNLPNLKYLCSKGFRYLSSLQKLRIGWCEKLISFPDDGLPPSLLDLRIVCCEMFTSFPKDGLPPLLQQLHIANCPLLKRHCKKDQGREWSKIAHIPRVEIDVRLIYDPEPEEQNEPMHQNLLENIFSWP, encoded by the coding sequence ATGGCAGAGCTCTTACTTGGTGCCGTCCTCCCAGTTCTGGTCGAGAAATTGCTGTCTCAGGATTTGCTGGACTTTGCAAGTCGATACAAGGGACTTGGAAAAAAGCTGGGCAACTGGAAGGAAACGCTGTCAGGAATTCAGGCACTGCTTGATGATGCAGAGGAGAAGCAACATACTAACAGGGCGGTGAAACGTTggctggatgatctcagagactTGGCTTACGATATAGAAGACATACTTGACGAGTTCGACACAGAAGCTTTGCTATGTAAATTGAGGGGAGAAAATCAGGGCAGCACAAGTAAGGTACGGAACCTCATCCCTGCTTGTTGTACTGGTTTGACTCCACATGCTCTTAAGATCAACATTCGTCTGGAGTCAAAGATCACAGACATTACTGATCGATTCAACGTTCTCTTGATGCAAGAAACTAATTTGAGATTGAAAGAAACTGCTGATGGGAAGTCACATAGGAAAACAGGGACAGTGCTAGCGCCAACTTCTCTAGTGACTGAACCTCATATTTATGGCAGGGATGAAGATAAAGAGGTTGTACTTGAATTGTTGCTGAGTGAAAAATGTAGGGATGCCCAACTCTCTGTGATTCCTATACGTGGTATGGGGGGTATAGGAAAGACAACTCTTGCCAAGTTTGTATTTCATGATAAAAAAGTACAAAGCTTTTTTGATCTAAAAGCATGGGCATGTGTTTCTGAAGATTTCGATGCTATTAGAGTCACAAAAACAATTTTGGCATCGGTCACCTCTGAAAATTTTGGTGACAATGATCTGAATTTGTTGCAAGTCAAACTAAAAGAGACACTGAAAGGGAAGAAGTTTCTTGTAGTTTTGGATGATCTTTGGAATGAAAACTACGATAGTTGGACTATCCTACTTGCTCCTTTCTTAGAAGGGGCTCCGGGAAGTGCGATTGTCATCACAACACGTAATCAGGGAGTTTCATCAACAACAAGATCCCTTCAAGAGTACCATTTGAAAGTGTTGTCAAATGAGGCATCTTTGTCTTTATTTACCCAACATGCACTAGGGGCAAACAATTTCAGTGCACATCCAAATCTTAAAGATATTGGTGAAAAAATCGTTGAAAAATGTAAAGGCTTGCCTTTGGCAGCAAAGACCCTCGGAGGCCTCTTGCGCACTAAGTTGGACCGTTACGAGTGGGAAGGTGTTTTAAAGAGCAAGATATGGGATATACCAGAGGAGAGGAGTGCAATTGTTCCAGCTCTTATGTTGAGCTATTACCATCTACCTTCACATTTAAAGAGATGCTTTGCGTATTGTTCAATACTCCCCAAAGACTATGAATTTAAGGAGAAGCAGCTGGTTTTGTTATGGGTGGCAGAAGGTCTAATTCAGCCACAAGGAGATCATAAGCAAATGGAAGATTTGGGTAGTCAACATTTTCGTGATCTATTGTCGAGATCTTTTTTTCAACAATCAAGCATgaagaaatcaaaatttataatgCACGATCTTATCAATGATTTAGCCCAATGGGTTGCAGGAGATATATGCTACAGAATGGAGGATAGAATCGAGGGCATCAACAAAAGAGAATTTCCCATCAAAGTTCGGCATTTGTCTTATCTGGGTGATCGTTATGATGGCCCTAAAAAGTTTGAGGTTTTTTCCAAACTCAAATGTTTACGTACCTTCATGCCTCTTATGCTACCTAATAGGGGGTCGTGTTATTTGACTCATGATGTTTCTCTTAAATTGTTGTCGAAATTACCGTGTTTAAGAGTGCTCTCTTTGAGTGGTTACTGCATAGTTGAGCTACCGGATTCAATTGGTGATTTGAAGCACCTACGGTATCTTGACCTCTCTTACACTCGAATTAGAGGTTTGCCTGAATCAACAACTACTCTCTGCAACTTACAAACATTGATATTGAAAAGTTGTTCTTATCTAGAGGAATTGCCTTCAAATTTGGGGAACCTGGTCAACTTGCGCCACCTCAACATTCTTAATGCAGATAAACTGGAAAGAATGCCTCCTCAAATAGGTAAATTAACTAGTTTGCAGACATTGTCTAATCTAATTATGGGAAAAGGCAATTGCTTCCCGTTAAAAGAGTTAGGTTCTTTGTTGCATCTTCGAGGGACGCTCATCATCTCAAGATTGGAGAATGCTATTGAACCCAGGGATGCATGCGATGCAAAGTTAATTGAAAAGCCCGGTCTTACCGCTTTGTGCTTGGAATGGAGTTTCGATGTGGATGATTCACAAGATAGAAAAAGCGAATTAGATGTATTGAACATGCTACAACCAAACGATGCTTTGGAAGAGCTCACTATCAAGCACTATGGTAGTACAAAATTTCCAACTTGGTTAAAAGGTCATTCATTTCCTCATATGGTGCTCCTAAGGATTGAAAACTGTAAAAAATGCACATCATTGCCACCAGCGAGCCAACTACCTTCACTTAAACACCTTTTCATTGAAGGCATGGCTAGTGTAAAGAATGTTGGTGATGAGTTTTATGGGAGTAGTTGCTCACAACCTTTTGAATCCTTAGAAACTTTGTATTTCGAGAATATGGAAGAGTGGGAGAGCTGGAGCCCTAATGGAGAGTTCCCACACCTGCATGAGCTTTCTATCAAAAATTGTCCAAAGCTGTTGGGGAATTTACCAAACCACCTTCCCTCATTACAAAATGTTGTTATAGAAAGATGTAAGCAGTTGGTGGTTTCAATTTCAAGTTTTCCGGAGCTTTGCAAACTAGAATTTGAGAATTCGAAAGGGGTGGTGCGCAAAAGTAAGGTGGAGTTCTCCTCACTAAACTCTAAGTCTCTTTCAAGAATTTCGGACTTTACATGTCCAAGAGAAGGGTTTATGAATGTAGAATCTCTGAGGATTGCAAATTGTGAGGAGCTAACGCCTTTCTGGTCAAATGATGTGGGACTACTAAAACCCCTCCCCCGTCTTAGTTGTATGAAGGTTATTGACTGTCAAAAACTAGTTTCTTTGGTGGCAGAAGACGTAAAAGAGCAACCACAACAGGGTATGGCATCCACACGCAATGACACGAATTCTTTACCCAAGGCATTGATGTACAACAACAAATGTCTTGAGCGTATTCGTATTGAAGAATGTGATTCGCTGACACACATTGCAACTTGCCAACTACCTCCAACTCTAAAACGGCTAGAGATATGGAATTGCAAGAATATACGGATTTTGCTGGACGAGGATGATATCAACAGTTGCAGTAGCAGCACATCTCTTCTTGAGGACTTGACTATTTTCAATTGTCCATCCCTCAAATCCTTAACATCCAGCGGAGAATTGCCTGCAACACTTAAAGACATCGATATTTCGGATTGCCAAATGCTGGAGTCAGTGGCGAAAAGCTTCCATCAGAACTCTTCTCTCGAAAAAATTGACATTGAGAGTTGTGAAAACCTTAAATCCTTAACGGACGAAGGATTGCTCCCATGCAACCTTAGAGAGCTGAGTATTTTCGATTGTGGGAAAATGCGGGCCCTACCCAACTGCATACACAGCATCACCTCTCTTCGAGAATTGACGATAGAAAAATGTCCAGGTGTGGAATCCTTTCCTGGCGAAGGCTTTCCCACTAACCTAACATCACTTGAAATCATAGATTGCGACATCACTGAGGCCTTGCTTGAGTGGGGGTTGCAAAAGCTTACCTCTCTTCAATATCTTCGATTTGGAGGTGGATGTCCGCATCTTTTGTCATTTCCAGAAATGACGTTGTCTGCCTCTCTAACCAGCCTCTACATCAGAAACTTGCCGAATTTGGAATACTTATCTTCAGAAGGCTTTCGATACCTCTCATCTCTTAAAACACTAGAAATTGGTTGGTGCGAAAAGTTGATGTCCTTTCCAGATGATGGTCTGCCTGCCTCTCTAACCAGCCTCCACATCAGAAACTTGTcgaatttgaaatatttatctTCCAAAGGCTTTCGATACCTCTCATCTCTTAAAACATTAAGAATTGATTGGTGCGAAAAGTTGATGTCCTTTCCAGATGATGGTCTGCCTCCCTCTCTAACCAGCCTTCACATCAGAAACTTGCCGAATTTGAAATACTTATGTTCCAAAGGCTTTCGATACCTCTCATCTCTTCAAAAACTAAGAATTGGTTGGTGCGAAAAGTTGATATCCTTTCCAGATGATGGTCTGCCTCCCTCACTCTTGGATCTTCGCATCGTTTGCTGTGAAATGTTCACATCCTTTCCGAAGGATGGTCTGCCTCCTTTGCTCCAGCAACTTCATATTGCAAACTGTCCTCTGCTGAAAAGACACTGCAAGAAAGATCAAGGACGAGAGTGGTCCAAGATAGCCCACATCCCTCGCGTTGAAATTGATGTTAGGCTCATCTATGACCCAGAACCAGAAGAGCAGAATGAGCCCATGCATCAAAACCTCCTAGAGAATATTTTTTCTTGGCCGTAA